Proteins encoded by one window of Agelaius phoeniceus isolate bAgePho1 chromosome 5, bAgePho1.hap1, whole genome shotgun sequence:
- the HEBP1 gene encoding heme-binding protein 1 — protein MLGMVKNSLLSTVEAWPYRLLSKGEKDQVSYEERTYEGGKFAAVELVGKPFDEASKEGAVKLLKYVGGSNDKGVGMGMTAPVSITAFPAEDGSFQQKVKVSLRIPSQFQDSPPCPTDESIKIEERQGMTIYSTQFGGYAKEADYVSYAAKLKAALGNDAAYHKDSYLCNGYDPPMKPYGRRNEVWFVKE, from the exons ATGCTGGGCATGGTGAAGAACTCGCTGCTGAGCACGGTGGAGGCATGGCCCTACCGCCTGCTGAGCAAGGGCGAGAAG gatCAGGTCAGCTACGAGGAGAGGACGTACGAGGGCGGGAAGTTCGCGGCGGTGGAGCTGGTGGGGAAGCCGTTCGACGAAGCCTCGAAGGAAGGGGCAGTGAAGCTCCTCAAGTACGTCGGAGGGAGCAACGACAAGG GGGTTGGAATGGGCATGACTGCTCCTGTCTCCAtcactgcttttcctgctgaagATGGCTCCTTTCAGCAGAAGGTGAAAGTCTCTCTGCGGATCCCGAGCCAGTTTCAAGACAGTCCTCCATGTCCTACTGATGAAAGCATTAAGATTGAAGAAAGACAGGGAATGACCATTTATTCCAC GCAGTTTGGTGGCTATGCCAAAGAGGCAGATTATGTGAGCTATGCTGCCAAGCTGAAGGCTGCTCTGGGGAATGATGCTGCCTACCACAAGGATTCCTACCTGTGCAATGGTTATGACCCCCCCATGAAGCCTTACGGACGCCGCAATGAGGTCTGGTTTGTGAAGGAGTGA
- the LOC129119984 gene encoding retinoic acid-induced protein 3-like: MTTSPPPGCGSIGADYHLLCDTEKAWGIVLESLAAAGILITIFLICSLFFLICKVQDNSKRHMISVYFFFLLGTLGVFGLTFAFIIKLNERTRPTRFFLFGVIFALCFSCLLTHACNLNKLVRGRKPFSWRVLLLFLVSFALVQVVISIEYLVTMFVNQREEFLQMGRDNTNKDFVMLLIYVLFLMALTFLVSMFTFCGPYKSWKRHGAHIFVTVLFSIAIWVVWITMLIKGNTVLEKYMWDDPVVAIALVSNGWIFLIMYIVPEICFLTSPLKLEDYPPENDFCQPKFIKQTTGVDNRAYTQDEIVQGNVNYSPYASHFQMKAIEPQNDFSIPRPKARTSPYHDYTGGKSPM; the protein is encoded by the exons ATGACAACGTCGCCTCCCCCGGGCTGCGGCAGCATCGGTGCCGACTACCACCTGCTCTGTGACACAGAGAAGGCCTGGGGGATTGTCCTGGAGTcgctggctgcagcaggcatCCTCATCACCATTTTCCTCATCTGCTCGCTCTTCTTCCTCATCTGCAAAGTGCAAGACAACAGCAAGCGGCACATGATCTCCgtctattttttctttcttttaggcACGCTCGGTGTTTTTGGCCTCACTTTTGCCTTCATCATTAAACTCAATGAGAGGACTCGTCCCACTCGCTTCTTCCTGTTCGGGGTCATCTTTGCCCTCTGCTTCTCGTGCCTCCTCACCCATGCCTGCAACCTCAACAAACTAGTGAGAGGAAGAAAGCCCTTCTCCTGGcgggtgctgctgctcttccttgTTTCCTTTGCCCTGGTACAAGTTGTGATCAGCATCGAGTACTTGGTCACCATGTTTGTAAACCAGAGAGAAGAATTCCTGCAAATGGGTCGGGACAATACCAACAAGGACTTTGTTATGCTTCTGATCTACGTGCTCTTCCTGATGGCTCTGACCTTCTTGGTTTCCATGTTCACATTCTGTGGGCCATATAAAAGCTGGAAGAGGCACGGGGCGCACATCTTTGTCACTGTCCTGTTCTCCATTGCCATTTGGGTGGTGTGGATCACTATGCTCATAAAAGGCAACACGGTTTTAGAAAAATACATGTGGGATGATCCTGTTGTGGCCATTGCTCTGGTGTCCAATGGCTGGATTTTCCTGATAATGTATATTGTCCCCGAAATTTGTTTCCTCACCTCTCCTCTGAAGCTAGAGGACTACCCTCCAGAAAATGACTTCTGCCAACCCAAGTTCATAAAGCAGACAACTGGAGTGGACAACCGTGCCTACACCCAAGATGAAATTGTGCAAG GAAATGTCAACTACTCCCCGTACGCTTCTCACTTTCAGATGAAG GCCATTGAACCCCAGAACGATTTCTCCATCCCTCGCCCCAAGGCCCGGACAAGCCCATACCATGACTACACTGGTGGGAAGAGCCCCATGTAG